From Anopheles darlingi chromosome 2, idAnoDarlMG_H_01, whole genome shotgun sequence, the proteins below share one genomic window:
- the LOC125952541 gene encoding guanine nucleotide-binding protein-like 3 homolog, giving the protein MALKALKCRGSKRVKASLRYKVIKKIAESKRKKAKEARKLPKLKSKKQKLIQVPNICPFKKEVLEDVEQYKQQQEELRLKQKEQQKQLRQDALRSQTLQSMVAEAEKRTDQFGDGQEQAQEEDEYANFNTQGKENSLKAYFKEFKKVIDAADVILEVVDARDPLGTRCLEVAKIVREAPGQKRLVLILNKADLVPRDNLERWMKYLRRSGPVIPFKATTQTQKSNIGQKKFKASKNFDCSPCIGADLLKELLANYCRSDKLRTSIRVGVVGLPNVGKSSLVNSLKRKRACMVGAKPGVTKQMQEVQIDSHVKLLDSPGIVFQRPKEQDQNRFFALRNAQKVTEIQDPFPLAADILKRGTMMYFCKLYNVSEFHTADEFLAKKAIRMGALAKKGVPDVRKAARSLIEDWNSGKIKYCTHPPEENADEVHLDAQLVKPSESGEEVPEFNLDQLDAIVAQLGDQYEASFAQSGAMDEDGVKKEDILTMEIDTGGPVSMQLSKDDKRDRAIEKMLSTEGTIIEREETKGDGKSRKRKVNDYAEEEKRFRKDPMFALDGNQTTNRNLKQQLKKRKKQQNKQEQEEAMSDTEKQDYDFKADYDMDQE; this is encoded by the exons ATGGCTCTGAAGGCATTGAAGT GTCGCGGATCCAAGCGGGTGAAGGCTTCGCTGCGTTATAAAGTGATCAAGAAGATCGCCGAAAGTAAGCGCAAGAAGGCGAAGGAAGCGAGAAAGTTGCCGAAGCTGAAGAGCAAAAAACAGAAGCTGATCCAGGTGCCAAACATATGCCCGTTCAAGAAAGAGGTCCTGGAAGATGTGGAGCagtacaagcagcagcaggaggagcttCGATTGAAGCAAaaggagcaacaaaaacaactgcGCCAAGATGCGCTCCGCTCGCAAACACTGCAGTCCATggtggccgaggccgagaagCGAACGGATCAGTTCGGTGATGGTCAGGAGCAGGCACAGGAAGAAGACGAGTACGCCAACTTCAACACACAGGGCAAGGAGAACTCGCTGAAAGCGTATTTCAAGGAGTTCAAAAAGGTTATTGATGCCGCCGATGTCATTCTGGAGGTGGTCGATGCCCGTGATCCGCTCGGTACGCGATGCCTGGAAGTGGCCAAAATTGTCCGTGAAGCACCGGGACAAAAACGGCTCGTGCTGATTCTCAACAAAGCCGATCTGGTCCCCCGGGACAATCTGGAACGCTGGATGAAGTATCTGCGTCGCAGCGGTCCCGTCATTCCGTTCAAGGCTACGACCCAAACGCAAAAGTCAAACATTGGCCAGAAGAAGTTTAAGGCCTCCAAAAACTTCGACTGCTCGCCTTGCATCGGTGCCGATCTGCTGAAGGAGCTGCTGGCAAACTACTGTCGTAGCGATAAGCTGCGCACATCGATCCGTGTCGGAGTGGTGGGATTGCCGAACGTTGGCAAAAGTTCGCTCGTCAACTCGCTAAAGCGCAAGCGGGCTTGCATGGTCGGTGCGAAGCCTGGTGTCACGAAGCAGATGCAAGAAGTACAGATCGATTCGCACGTCAAGCTACTGGACAGCCCCGGAATTGTGTTTCAACGCCCGAAGGAACAGGACCAGAACCGATTCTTTGCCCTCCGAAACGCACAGAAAGTGACCGAAATCCAGGATCCGTTTCCGCTCGCCGCGGACATACTGAAGCGCGGTACGATGATGTATTTCTGCAAGCTGTACAACGTGAGCGAGTTCCACACGGCGGACGAGTTTCTCGCCAAGAAAGCCATTCGCATGGGAGCACTAGCTAAGAAAGGTGTACCGGATGTGCGCAAGGCGGCCCGTTCGCTGATCGAAGACTGGAACAGCGGTAAGATCAAGTACTGCACGCATCCACCGGAGGAAAACGCCGACGAAGTGCATCTCGATGCTCAGCTTGTGAAGCCTTCCGAAAGTGGAGAGGAAGTGCCCGAGTTCAATCTTGATCAGCTAGACGCGATCGTTGCACAGCTAGGCGATCAGTATGAGGCGAGTTTTGCCCAGTCGGGTGCAATGGATGAGGATGGCGTGAAAAAGGAGGATATCCTCACGATGGAAATTGATACGGGGGGACCGGTTAGCATGCAGCTATCGAAAGATGATAAACGTGATCGCGCCATCGAAAAGATGCTCTCCACCGAAGGTACGATCATCGAGCGAGAGGAAACCAAGGGTGATGGTAAGAGTCGCAAGCGCAAGGTAAACGATTACGCCGAGGAGGAGAAACGGTTCCGCAAGGATCCGATGTTTGCACTTGACGGAAACCAGACGACCAACCGCAATCTGAAACAGCAGCTGAAGAAGcgcaagaagcagcaaaataaacaggagcaggaagaaGCCATGTCCGATACAGAGAAGCAAGATTACGATTTTAAAGCAGATTACGATATGGATCAGGAGTGa
- the LOC125950293 gene encoding innexin inx3 isoform X1, whose protein sequence is MAVFGLVSAVAGFVKVRYLVDKAIIDNMVFRCHYRITSAILFACCIIVTANNLIGDPISCINDGAVPGHVINTYCWITYTFTLPGQHGRKMGTEVAHSGLGNDNQERTYHSYYQWVPFMLFFQGLLFYVPHWIWKNWEEGRMRMITEGMRGASTASAAERKHRHERLAQYLYDSVNTHNTYSFGYFICEALNFINVVGNIFFVDKFLGGAFLTYGSDVLRFSNMNQENRSDPMIEIFPRVTKCTFHKYGSSGSIQKHDALCVLALNILNEKIYIFLWFWFILLSVMSGVAILYSAAVVMMPTTREAVLKRRFRGAKDSDISGLIRRIQVGDFLLIHLLGQNLNVTSFSEMLHTYIGLLDEQPSNDTPSAPSTLEMAPMYPAIEKYDKEKEVMHQDYEA, encoded by the exons ATGGCTGTCTTTGGGCTTGTTTCGGCGGTAGCCGGATTCGTGAAGGTGCGCTACCTGGTCGATAAGGCCATCATCGATAACATGGTGTTCCGGTGTCACTATCGCATCACGAGCGCAATCCTGTTCGCCTGCTGCATCATCGTGACGGCTAACAACCTGATCGGTGATCCGATCTCCTGCATCAACGACGGTGCCGTCCCCGGGCACGTGATCAACACGTACTGCTGGATTACCTATACGTTCACCCTGCCAGGGCAGCATGGCCGCAAGATGGGCACCGAAGTTGCCCATTCCGGACTGGGCAACGACAATCAGGAGCGTACCTACCACAGCTACTACCAGTGGGTACCGTTCATGCTGTTCTTCCAGGGATTGCTCTTCTACGTGCCCCACTGGATCTGGAAGAACTGGGAGGAGGGCCGTATGCGCATGATCACCGAGGGTATGCGCGGTGCATCGACCGCTAGTGCTGCCGAGCGCAAGCACCGCCATGAGCGGCTGGCTCAGTATCTCTACGATAGCGTTAACACACACAATACGTACTCCTTCGGTTACTTTATCTGCGAGGCACTGAACTTTATCAATGTG GTCGGTAATATCTTCTTTGTCGATAAATTCCTCGGTGGCGCTTTCCTCACCTATGGATCCGATGTACTCCGCTTCTCCAACATGAATCAGGAGAATCGTTCTGATCCCATGATCGAG ATATTCCCTCGCGTTACCAAGTGTACCTTCCACAAGTACGGTTCCTCGGGTAGCATTCAAAAGCACGATGCTCTCTGCGTGCTGGCGTTGAATATTCTTAACGAAAAGATCTACATCTTCCTCTG GTTCTGGTTCATTCTGCTCTCGGTGATGTCGGGTGTGGCGATCCTGTActccgccgccgtcgtcatgATGCCGACGACTCGCGAAGCCGTACTGAAGCGTCGCTTCCGCGGTGCCAAAGACTCCGACATCAGTGGACTCATTCGACGCATCCAGGTCGGGGATTTCCTGCTGATTCATCTGCTCGGGCAAAACCTGAACGTAACCTCCTTCAGTGAAATGCTGCACACGTACATTGGTCTGCTGGATGAGCAACCATCCAACGACACACCGTCTGCCCCTTCCACGCTCGAAATGGCACCGATGTATCCGGCGATCGAGAAATACG ACAAGGAGAAAGAGGTTATGCATCAGGACTACGAAGCGTAA
- the LOC125950947 gene encoding 4-hydroxybenzoate polyprenyltransferase, mitochondrial, whose translation MIRRLVQRSTFVVARPIWPQKDNTVPALAVFDLSRSAECLPAAIRTRRCVYTSSALPAWQLVASNTPTVANGARLKHASRCLQTIPKTVSTIGIRGVASDNSRKRHGRSTESNVERQSVASSWKQAISPYARLMRIDRPIGSWLLFWPCGWSIALSAPAGCWPDPLMLGLFGVGAFVMRGAGCTINDLWDRDIDAKVERTKHRPLVAGEISPFDALVFLAAQLGVGLTVLLQLNWYSILLGASSLGLVIVYPLMKRITYWPQLMLGATFNWGALLGWSATQGSVDWAACLPLYAAGVCWTIVYDTIYAHQDKVDDLLIGIKSTALRFGDNTKLWLSGFTGAMMVNLMAAGAACDQTWPYYTSVGLIAAHLAQQIHSLNIHNPTDCATKFISNHQVGLLLFLGIVLGTLYKGYSDDQRSKTVISPSNSNSNSSNGSASDQLTVAVAGARNIAV comes from the exons ATGATACGGAGGCTAGTGCAAAGGAGCACCTTCGTTGTCGCTCGTCCCATCTGGCCACAGAAAGATAACACCGTTCCCGCCTTAGCCGTATTCGATCTCAGCCGGTCTGCAGAATGTTTGCCGGCAGCGATTCGAACCAGAAGATGTGTCTACACCTCCTCCGCTTTACCGGCATGGCAATTGGTTGCCTCAAACACTCCGACTGTAGCTAATGGCGCGAGACTAAAACATGCGAGCCGCTGTCTACAAACTATACCAAAAACTGTGAGCACCATCGGAATCCGGGGTGTCGCTAGTGATAATAGTCGTAAGAGGCACGGTCGATCGACAGAGAGCAATGTGGAACGGCAAAGCGTCGCTAGCAGCTGGAAACAGGCGATTTCACCGTACGCCCGGTTAATGCGCATCGATCGACCCATCGGCTCGTGGTTACTCTTTTGGCCATGTGGTTGGAGTATTGCGCTAAGCGCACCGGCGGGTTGCTGGCCCGATCCGCTTATGCTGGGACTGTTTGGTGTAGGAGCGTTCGTCATGCGTGGTGCCGGTTGTACGATCAACGATCTTTGGGATCGCGATATCGACGCGAAAGTAGAACGTACCAAGCATCGGCCACTGGTGGCAGGAGAGATATCACCATTCGATGCGCTCGTGTTTCTGGCCGCCCAGCTCGGTGTTGGGTTAACGGTTTTACTGCAGCTCAACTGGTACTCCATCCTGCTGGGTGCCAGTTCGCTCGGTCTAGTCATCGTTTATCCGCTCATGAAGCGCATCACGTACTGGCCCCAACTGATGCTTGGTGCGACATTCAACTGGGGTGCTCTGCTAGGCTGGAGCGCCACGCAGGGATCGGTAGACTGGGCCGCCTGCTTGCCTCTGTATGCTGCCGGCGTATGCTGGACAATCGTGTATGACACGATCTATGCTCACCAGGACAAGGTGGACGATTTGCTGATTGGTATCAAATCGACCGCCTTACGATTCGGAGACAACACGAAGCTGTGGCTCAGCGGGTTCACTGGAGCGATGATGGTGAATCTGATGGCCGCTGGAGCAGCGTGTGACCAAACATGGCCATATTATACATCAGTCGGGCTGATTGCAGCCCACCTTGCGCAACAG ATCCACTCTCTTAACATCCACAATCCGACGGATTGTGCCACAAAGTTCATCTCCAACCATCAGGTTGGTCTACTACTGTTCCTCGGTATCGTCCTCGGTACGCTTTACAAAGGGTATAGCGACGATCAGCGTTCGAAGACCGTTATTAGTCCCAGCAatagtaacagcaacagcagcaatggttCCGCCAGCGATCAACTgaccgtagccgtagccggTGCGAGAAATATCGCCGTGTAG
- the LOC125952542 gene encoding uncharacterized protein LOC125952542 has protein sequence MAVSHLIEKLKFGERYILADIVVVPLSVPQDAVSDEEHVGAARNKYLTRDVWQSFVYTRLYDLFRRHLPGHGQDVNKDSPFQLNQEYRLHCKDRPYLQMKYNFRDKHFRNTLNGLFREKSSSLHDSCIYVEISDQGQVLFNKIDDREKTVLRLVKEIDELKAAQASSAEAKSTERRAGDGSLEYEEYHPEPLSKNGIEKHGKEQASTIEYVPATINGQAIATKRTYKPSKIGSRAKTDAHPEPDPYTPDSTDRKPSNVLYVPSSNSPKDPAATTTSAKRERNLFGSDDEEYDPTGGQESGEELSKSGSDKDMFADDTTPPAEKRLKEGRISKKRRSSSVGAPINKREVLHRNSKQITRNIETVQEEKRRNKGSANVHDLPSSSESNSKISLKLKNGVRKKKDIRKQDTDALPSSGKSRDGSTEKPIVQKQPATSEMLDCTSMSNEEIISSFNCFQAELRDIFYRYKDLTERHWKTSSELCYYTDLTHVVDEDQKLLMLEQLEEAFVLERDRGKYTEFFTSTLMIEWTLRLFMQRHNFNDRRAALDRIKQQERAYFASLANDLQSMRHK, from the exons TTTGGCGAAAGGTACATTCTGGCAGACATCGTCGTGGTTCCACTATCTGTCCCCCAAGATGCGGTTTCCGATGAAGAGCATGTGGGGGCAGCGCGCAACAAGTATCTGACGCGCGATGTCTGGCAATCCTTCGTGTACACCAGGTTGTACGATCTGTTCCGCAGGCATTTGCCCGGACACGGCCAGGATGTGAACAAGGATAGTCCATTTCAGCTCAACCAAGAGTATCGTTTACATTGTAAAGATCGTCCCTATCTACAGATGAAGTACAATTTCCGCGATAAACACTTTCGCAACACGCTGAACGGGCTGTTCAGGGAGAAATCCTCCTCCTTACACGACAGCTGTATCTATGTGGAGATCAGTGATCAGGGACAAGTATTGTTTAACAAGATTGACGATCGTGAAAAGACTGTGTTACGATTGGTGAAGGAAATCGATGAGCTCAAGGCGGCCCAAGCATCCTCTGCGGAGGCAAAAAGTACTGAACGAAGAGCCGGTGACGGATCACTGGAATATGAAGAGTATCATCCCGAACCGCTTAGCAagaatggaattgaaaaacaCGGGAAAGAACAAGCTAGCACTATTGAGTATGTGCCTGCCACGATCAACGGTCAAGCCATCGCTACAAAGCGCACGTACAAGCCTTCTAAAATTGGTAGCAGAGCCAAGACTGATGCACATCCGGAACCGGATCCCTATACGCCCGATTCTACGGATCGCAAACCTTCAAACGTATTGTATGTGCCTTCGTCGAATTCGCCTAAAGACCCCGCCGCAACGACCACATCGGCTAAGAGGGAGCGCAACCTGTTCGGCTCGGATGACGAAGAGTATGATCCGACTGGCGGTCAGGAAAGTGGCGAAGAATTGAGCAAAAGCGGAAGCGATAAGGATATGTTTGCTGACGATACAACGCCTCCTGCAGAGAAAAGACTGAAGGAAGGGAGAATTTCGAAAAAgcgccggagcagcagcgttgGAGCACCGATCAATAAACGAGAGGTGTTACATCGAAATAGTAAACAAATCACGCGCAACATCGAGACCGTTCAGGAagagaaacgaagaaacaagGGTTCGGCGAACGTTCACGATctaccatcgtcatcggaaagcaacagcaagatCAGTCTGAAGCTTAAAAATGGTGTTCGTAAAAAGAAAGATATTCGAAAGCAGGACACTGACGCACTCCCTAGTTCCGGAAAGTCGAGAGACGGCTCAACAGAGAAACCTATCGTACAGAAGCAGCCGGCAACATCGGAAATGCT CGACTGTACGAGTATGTCAAACGAGGAGATCATTAGTAGCTTCAATTGTTTCCAGGCGGAATTACGAGATATCTTTTATCGGTATAAAGATTTGACCGAGCGCCACTGGAAAACATCCTCCGAACTGTGCTATTACACCGATCTAACGCATGTAGTGGACGAGGATCAGAAGTTACTAATGCTAGAACAGCTCGAGGAAGCGTTTGTGTTGGAGCGTGATCGGGGCAAG TACACGGAATTCTTCACTTCGACGCTTATGATCGAGTGGACTCTGCGGCTTTTCATGCAGCGGCACAACTTCAATGATCGACGTGCCGCGCTCGATCGCATCAAGCAGCAGGAAAGGGCTTACTTTGCTTCGCTGGCAAACGATCTTCAGTCAATGAGGCATAAGTAA
- the LOC125950293 gene encoding innexin inx3 isoform X2, with amino-acid sequence MAVFGLVSAVAGFVKVRYLVDKAIIDNMVFRCHYRITSAILFACCIIVTANNLIGDPISCINDGAVPGHVINTYCWITYTFTLPGQHGRKMGTEVAHSGLGNDNQERTYHSYYQWVPFMLFFQGLLFYVPHWIWKNWEEGRMRMITEGMRGASTASAAERKHRHERLAQYLYDSVNTHNTYSFGYFICEALNFINVVGNIFFVDKFLGGAFLTYGSDVLRFSNMNQENRSDPMIEIFPRVTKCTFHKYGSSGSIQKHDALCVLALNILNEKIYIFLWFWFILLSVMSGVAILYSAAVVMMPTTREAVLKRRFRGAKDSDISGLIRRIQVGDFLLIHLLGQNLNVTSFSEMLHTYIGLLDEQPSNDTPSAPSTLEMAPMYPAIEKYGKETET; translated from the exons ATGGCTGTCTTTGGGCTTGTTTCGGCGGTAGCCGGATTCGTGAAGGTGCGCTACCTGGTCGATAAGGCCATCATCGATAACATGGTGTTCCGGTGTCACTATCGCATCACGAGCGCAATCCTGTTCGCCTGCTGCATCATCGTGACGGCTAACAACCTGATCGGTGATCCGATCTCCTGCATCAACGACGGTGCCGTCCCCGGGCACGTGATCAACACGTACTGCTGGATTACCTATACGTTCACCCTGCCAGGGCAGCATGGCCGCAAGATGGGCACCGAAGTTGCCCATTCCGGACTGGGCAACGACAATCAGGAGCGTACCTACCACAGCTACTACCAGTGGGTACCGTTCATGCTGTTCTTCCAGGGATTGCTCTTCTACGTGCCCCACTGGATCTGGAAGAACTGGGAGGAGGGCCGTATGCGCATGATCACCGAGGGTATGCGCGGTGCATCGACCGCTAGTGCTGCCGAGCGCAAGCACCGCCATGAGCGGCTGGCTCAGTATCTCTACGATAGCGTTAACACACACAATACGTACTCCTTCGGTTACTTTATCTGCGAGGCACTGAACTTTATCAATGTG GTCGGTAATATCTTCTTTGTCGATAAATTCCTCGGTGGCGCTTTCCTCACCTATGGATCCGATGTACTCCGCTTCTCCAACATGAATCAGGAGAATCGTTCTGATCCCATGATCGAG ATATTCCCTCGCGTTACCAAGTGTACCTTCCACAAGTACGGTTCCTCGGGTAGCATTCAAAAGCACGATGCTCTCTGCGTGCTGGCGTTGAATATTCTTAACGAAAAGATCTACATCTTCCTCTG GTTCTGGTTCATTCTGCTCTCGGTGATGTCGGGTGTGGCGATCCTGTActccgccgccgtcgtcatgATGCCGACGACTCGCGAAGCCGTACTGAAGCGTCGCTTCCGCGGTGCCAAAGACTCCGACATCAGTGGACTCATTCGACGCATCCAGGTCGGGGATTTCCTGCTGATTCATCTGCTCGGGCAAAACCTGAACGTAACCTCCTTCAGTGAAATGCTGCACACGTACATTGGTCTGCTGGATGAGCAACCATCCAACGACACACCGTCTGCCCCTTCCACGCTCGAAATGGCACCGATGTATCCGGCGATCGAGAAATACGGTAAAGAAACTGAAACCTAG